Below is a genomic region from Xiphophorus hellerii strain 12219 chromosome 1, Xiphophorus_hellerii-4.1, whole genome shotgun sequence.
aaacatactcCTTCGACGCTTAAAGAACGGCTGAAGTTTTTAAGCACTGAAGGCCCGCCGTGATCTGGATGACAACCTCTCTAAGTGGCATGTACTGTGGACCAAtgattataaaaatgttaaactattGCAAATATCTGCAGTAATTGCAAATACTTAGCAAAGTAAATCTTGTAGGCTAAGACGCTTTCTGCTTTGGTGCCTCACGTGTGGATACAAGTACCAATGAGCGAACAAAGGTGAAAAATGTTACTGGTTTATGGGCTACTTTAAGAGGCTCTGCTCTTAAGAGGCTTTTGCAGTATCATGAACATATGACACACTTATACACATGCTATCTTAAAATCcctaaaaacatgtaaaaaaatcatttacagGGAAATGTTTCAAGACATAAAGCTGGGTTTCAGACTAACATGTTGGAAGTCGGCTGCATGtggttaaaaataaagattacaTCAGTGAATAAAACCTGGGCTTGTGAAAAACAGGATTTGATTGTCTGCATCTTTTGTAGTAGTGTGTTTTGGACTTGTAAGTagacattttataaaaagtatttctgtttCATATGCACATTTAGATTTGTCTTTCACCATTTGTGAGTAAAGCTTGTTGTTTGGTGGTAAACATTTCATATCTGTTTTAACATTCTATCATTGCTTATAGATTAATGTATTTGGTTTTGCTCTTTAGTAACAGACCAGACAAATGCAGGCTCGACAATAAGTAGCTGGCAAGACAAATCAAagtgattaaaattatttacagaacTCATTTTAGAATTGTACAGGAAGGCAAATTCAATCCCAGACCGGAGGTACAGTGCCATCTTGTGGTCATTGCtgaaacacattgaaatatGAAAGATATTCGCAGACAGAATtcaaaaatttgaaatgttttgatagGATTTTGCATTCccatcaaaacattttgatgggaaatgtttttatcaCTTCCCATcaaatttgatcatttaataAAGAACCTTCCTATTTATGATTAGCTCCGTGGTCCTTCATTTTCTCAACCTGTTTGAACTCACAGTTGCAGTTTCAACAAAATATCAATCAACAGACGTTAAAACAAACACGGCCAAACACGCTCACAACAACAAAATAGCTTAACTAAAAATACTAGGAAATATAATTCATGttgaaataagtattttttcaaAGGGATAAGCTGTCATTAAACTAGTAAAGAAATACAGTTTTGATTCGTCTTATTTAGAAggaagcttttatttctaaactatCTGGGTGACAAGTGAGGTAATTTAATGCACTGAAAACTTTGCAAATCAGCATGTGTACAGCGGGTGAAGCTTTCCTTTTTAGAGTAGGGATGGATCCTATAAAGCAATCCGTCTCTTGTATTGTTTGTCTGCAAGGCGATCGACTCATTTCCGTACTGCTATAATTTGCTTAATCTTCATTGTTGTCATCATGACCCTTCTGTTGTCAACTAAACCAATACATTAATAAATTCATCTGTAAATCAATAAGCCAATTAGAGTTCGCAACCGCGacagtgtcttttttttttctggtacaTTCAATGACACCTGGAAATTTGGGCGTCTACCCgtcaataaaatgaaagtagACAATAATCGAGTCATTTATGTGACTAAAGAACAGACGCATACTTCCGCTTTTACTGCTAACTCCCCAAAGTCTCACTTTGCAAACAAAACGCAAAATGGTTGGTTTTTATTGCTTCTTGATCGTTGCATTAAAGTCATGGATAGTACGTTAGatgcattaatttatttgttcttcACACATATTGTTGTTGATACCAAACCACCGATACAGCGCTGGATGAGGAtgtgttcctgtttttttttttatggaatgAGAGGAGACTAAAAATTATTGATGCGACTTAAAATAGTCACATTTCCTAATGCTACATTTGCTCACCGGCACACTTTCCCCCGCCCCGCTGCGTGATCCAAATTGAGATGCGTCAAAATAAACTGTCAAAAGGTTGTCTTGTCTTACCGGAAGTGAAGTGTTCAACttccaaattaaaataaaaacaagcctcCAAGGaaagatttttcttaaaattatacTTTACTAAATTTTCATTGTAATGCTTTACAGTGCTTCAAgagcaaactaaaaaaaataaaccagaggtgggtaatatttagttttagtcAGTTACATTTgcatgagttttttttgttgttttttgtttttaaagaaattgctTCTACATGTAGTTatacttttacatttacttgagtaatattattgttgCAATAATACTGCTgtaacttgagtaaaattttcgGCTGCTTTACCTGGAGTTACTTCACCGAATGAAGAATATGTGTTTCAACCAAATATGCGCAAAACACATAACCACACATGAAGATTATGTAAAAACTCACACTTCTTGTTTTAACACAAGCTCAATTGTTCattttctatctgctgagcCTGCTGTGCCACTTGTAGTTCAAGTGAATATGCAGTAAACAAAAGTTATAAATGATCCCTCCTCCTGAGTGAGCATGTGACATGGGTGGAAAGGACAACTCCATTATAACAGGAAGAAACTTTCAGCATAACTCATCTTAAGACGCCATGCCATTTTCTATGACCAGCTGGATGTCAGAGGccagagaagaaaaaataaatgcagttaaAAACAGAAGTACCATACAATTTCTGTATgctaaagaaagagaaatccATAGGTAGACGCTTTAACACAGAGCCAGTATTACGGTCCATCGAATGAAAAGGCATCCAGTTAGTTACAGCAGTTGGTTCGTGAATGACTTGAATGTCCAGGAAAGAGACAATAGATTCTttcaagaaatgaaaaagaaaatcagttgaTAATGTCCTGCACAACTGCAAGAGAATTCCAGCAGTGTGGGACAATTGGAGGTGTGGTGTGTGATTGACATGAGCACTATTCATAAGGACTGGATCAGAAGTTTCCCATACCATTCTTTTCCAATAGAATAATAGCTAAATAATagtatttagcatttttaaatccTGTGGCTGGCTAATTTCCAAGCTATTTGTCATCAGTACCTTAATCATGCCTGGGAGTGTTATGTGAAAGAGGCTATTATCAAATACAATAGAGAACAATAGAGAGAGAACATAACTTTATTGGCAGAAGATGCTCAGCTTCTGCTGAGACTActaaacacaaagagaaaaaaaattaacagaggATTTAATTGTAactttaataactttaaaactttaatcttAACTTTAATCAGCTATGTAGAGAGCAGTAGGAGAACACAGCAGAGTTAGAATAGTTGTGTCCTCCTGCATGCTGTAACAACTAGTAGCTCAAGATGACCTGAGCATGCTTACTATAACATTTATTAAGATAAATGAATAATGGTaactatttttggttttgtgtcGCTTCACTGCTGTGGTTGTCCAAGGGTGAAGTgggcttttactttgaaatacaTAATTGGGAAGTCGCTTGTGTTTTTGAACTCGCTTAGCTGCTCGGGCGAAACGACAAAAACCCGGGTATTTTTCACCTTCTTTCTCTGCTTTCAGTGCCGAGTCAGCTGTGTCTCAGACAGAGAAACTGCTTCCGGCTTCACTTATTCCCGTCTTTATTCAGACAACCAACTAAACGCCTGTTAGTGTGATCGACATGGCGAGTCGAAAGCGACCCATGGGGCCAGCTGCTAGCTCGGATGAGGAGTTCAAAACCCCGGAGAAGAGAGCGTCAGTGGTCCGAGGCTCGCCTCTGGTCTCCGGCTTCATGCGGTGGGGAGTCGAGGAAACCTGTCGGTACCTGCAAAGAGAAGGACTTGAAGAGTGGAAGGACAAGTTCAGAGGTTCGCTTTTACATTTAGTTAGTCACAAATGAATATAATGCTTGTTAGCAACGCAAACATGACGTGGATGTGTGGTTGTACATATTTACTGACATTGCGCATTTGGTTCTGATGGGATTCAGCTGAGAGGATTACAGGTGTGGGACTGAGGTGCCTCAAGGATGAAGACCTGGAGAAGATTGGCATAAAGTAAGCCTTTGCATCTTTCCACAAAACAACGTGACATCGTGGACAAAAGGAAACGTGGCCACTACTTCCTTTTCTGCTTCTACATCGAATCTGTAGCTCAGGAAGAggtttttaaaggaaaatcttcTGATTGTTCACTTCAGGTGTCTCGGTGACCGTCTAAAGATTCTGCACAGCCTCAGGAAACTGTGGCAGATAGAAGCTGAGCCCAGCAAGGTAAACATTTTCCCACTAAGACAGACTGTCAAGGCTGTTCAGATAACATTAAGCAGACTGTAGATCCAAGGGAATCTACACAGACAGcacaaaggaagaagaagagtctcctctgtgtttttgttttgacctCTTTGTGATGCTGTTGGTCGTGAGAGTAGAACTGATCCTGTTCTAATGTTGTTTTCCTGCCTGGTTGTCAGGTCTTCAATGATCCCATCCATGGCCACGTGGAGCTGCACCCGCTTCTCATTAAGATCATCGACACGCCTCAGTTTCAACGACTTCGAAACATCAAGCAGCTTGGAGGGACGTATTACGTTTTTCCTGGGGCCTCCCACAACCGCTTTGAACACAGCATTGGGTAAGTGTCTACATGTCACACCTAGTTGCTCTTAATTAACTTTAGGAAATGGATTTCGGAGAGAAATGCTCACAGTGCCTTGCTGAATTATTATCATTACGAAGGAAAgcttgtcacattttgtcaaattgcaACCAcaagtttttagtttattttattttgttagtttgtagttgataaaccaaaacaaagtgaaTTATTAccatgtgaaaagaaaataatttcaaatatatttactcataaaatcttaattctggtgcatgcatttgtattaagACACCGTGAGTCACATTCATTTGTAGCTGTACCTTTtactgcagttacagctgcacCTCTACTTGCGTTGCACATTTAGAGATTTATATTCCCCTAactactggagaaaaaaaaaaacgctcatTCAGACTGTACATACTGTCTCACAGCAGcaattttcaatcatttttcatACAGATCGTTCCTCCAAGGACTTGTAAGACATTATAACTATCACTACtccaaaagaaaatcaataaatcactaTAGCAGCAGTTGTTTGCACagttttttcagttcttttaaataataattttttatacacacaaatgtatataattatatattttataaaactttcAATGTGAATATGCATGCTTGACCATAAGTTGCTCTTGTGACACCTGAATTTTCCCACTGTGGGGCAATAAAGGACATATTTATAACCTATCTGttcttttatttccactttataataggcctgtcacgataacaaattttgctgagcgattaattgtctcaaaaattatttcgATAaccgataatattgtttgaagaccattttacaccaatttaatggaaatgaagTAATAAtacatgcgatttcctgccaaagataaatacactttattttcaaaagaacacttaacactggaactgataaacaaaataaacaaaacaaccaaaaacaaaaataaaatggattctcagtctccattaacaaaaaaatgtacttgaattaaaactaaacaacataaagccaaagtggaaataaatactacatttaaaagagtgcagattatgaagtctgtgtactatgttgcccttcagtaataattagatttaaatagagaagacgggCACATCCGACTaactgatgcaatagttcacactacacgattttttgccccgattttccccttCCGACAATCTTAGAACTCTTGCGATTttgtaaccgatcatcctgtggtgtgtcgttgccgctccgatctaaatctgggtttttccccgactgggagctttaacgcagcctgttgaatatGACAGGCAgcaatcagaaagcgtggagGGGAATCcgcactttctgaggggaaattacggagaggaatcccaaacagctgacacggcacaacccgaagtccagcggacattggagatgatatgaggaaacaacattaatgtttattaaacatttcgtgcaaagaatatagaaatgacaaggggaggagttggagtgaAATTACtacggtaacttttcagctgttcttcgtgacataaataggttataatgattttcattcagtcaggactgacactagccacatgcattgcaggtagattgtagtaaagcattgattaatgcctggtttaaaaattagttaactggacttgtagccattatgtggtgcccattgttggacaccacacggcaggattGAACCCGAttgttatacctaggatttctgtcggctcatgtgttgtctctcaGGTCTTGAAAATAGGCCGAGAATCAGCTGATAGCTCTAAGATCATGGAGTGTGCACAGGGCATTTCACTACAgcaatgaggaagggagggtcagtggagagcaccggagttgaaccttttttcattcagtgtcatcagcagaaagaggaaaaaggccggaagaaacgataaagccgataaattaaaatgaggtcaatagttttaatttatcgtgcgatttattgatttgtttatcACGACAGGCCTACTTTATAATGCAGGTGAAGTGGAAATGTGAGCCTGTCATATAAAAACATTGCTATGTGGAACAAAATGACAGGGTGTGGAGACTTCACCAACGCCCggtattttaaaatggaaatgtttgttttcacttggCCAGCTATATCAAGCAGGTCAAGTAATAAATCAGTTGTGTCTCTCTCGtgacactttgttgtgtttttggctGATTACAGGGTTGGGTATTTGGCTGGACGACTTGTTCAAGCTCTCAACGAGAAACAACCAGAGCTCCTCATCTCTCGCAGGGACATTCTTTGCGTGCAGATCGCTGGACTCTGCCATGACCTCGGTCAGTGCTGCTCTGGGCAGATGGGTTCACAGAATCGGAGACTAGCAACATTCTGAACTTTTAGGGACTTCACTACACTAGCTTCGATGTTGTCCCTTTTGTAGTGATGAAAGGAAGAggctttatttctctttttaaaagccTGTTTCTCCACAACATCAACTGTTGTTGTGTCAGTTGAGACAAACTAATCCATTCAGGGATTAGTTTGTCTTTAAACTGTGAAGTAATGTAGTTAAAAGCACATACTTAACACTGAACTTACTTGCGGGTTTCATCTCAGATGTTTCCCAATTCTTTGGCTTCAGTTTCTGGGTGTAAGAACAGAAGTGGAGTTGCTGATAATCTGTTTCAACACTTCCAATCATTTTAAGATCTTGCTACTCGCCTCTGAAAGAGCCTGTAAACCCAGTATTGCTGTGTTCTTCCCCTTTCAGGACATGGACCTTTTTCCCATATGTTTGATGGCATGTTTATACCCAAAGCACGTCCAGGAATTAAATGGAAGgtaagactttttttctttttttttatgcatggtCTGGTTTTTCTTGTCTGTTTGTTCACCAGTATCAAGACATAGTGTTCCCTGTTTGGTTGAAGCTAATTTCAGCTGTAATTATGAGTTGCATAATTACAGCTGAAATAATTACAGCCAATGGAAGCCAGTTTATTAcaagataaatgttttaatagatGTAGAAACTCAAGAATGCCAAGAAGTCCTCTCTGTTGGACTCAACCAGGTTGTGAATTTATAGATCTAAAGTTTGCAGAAGATTTTATTGAGGAGGGTAAACATTTCTGCCAGCCAGGGCTTCTGCACACAGCTGTTAATGTCAAGTGTTGAGGTAacagcacattttatttatcagacTGATAGACATGAGAATGACTAAACAGAGTCTTTACAAAAGTGTGTAAAAGAGTTTACAACAGCCTATTGGGTGTAACATCAGCTGAGCTCCTTCTGTTTCAATCAAAAGTTGTCATTCGTTCACTTTCTGCTGATTTTGTTCTGTTGAACCTGTTccattcaagtacatttttgtgttttgcagcaCGAGGCTGCCtctctaaaaatgtttgactaCCTTGTGGATGACAACTGCCTGAAACCGGTCATGGAGAAGCACGGTCTGGTGCTGCCAGAGGACCTGAACTTTATCAAGGAGCAGATCGCAGGACCGACAGAGAGCAGCTCAGGTCAAGGAGAGAAGGTGACCAACATGTTGAAGAAAACAAACCGCGCACACTCTGTATCATTATTTCTGGCTGTGTTATTGCAACATTCAGAGTTTCTgcaaagtctaaaaaaaattatttaatcttcTCAATTCTGGGCCTTATAAAATCCCATTGTTTGGACAcccagtggtgtccaaacattttgctttgttgGCCAAAATTGCAAAGATAAAGCACTCTGatggcattttttttccaaattaaatccCCAAAATGTTTTAGggttttttaaattcacataaCTATAAAAGTAAGattacaaaatgtgtttaatttaacaTAATAAATCTTGCAACAATCCCCACTGTTGCAAATCAGAGGTGACGTTTCTAGTACTTCTCTCTTTTATCTAACAGTTAAgctatatacagtacatcacCATTTTAAATCATGTGACAGTCATGTGATCACATCAGCAGTAGCGATCCAGGACATAAGAACCAAACTACAACacataatgtaaataaatacacatataaatacacatgtaaatgtaaataaatgtcccgtctattatttgtattttctccaacataaatttgatttaaatgggAGGATATGGTGGCATTAGTTGCTGTACCAAACCCCATATCCTGGAAAGTTTCAGGATATGTTTACAGTAAAGGGTAATACCGCAGATGTTTGGACCGATGTGGATTATCAAGTGTGTTTGTTTAAGAGGGATTGACATTATTGTAAATAACCACACCTGAATCATAAAACATATGTTTCAGTCTcctaaaataatatttgccaATGGTGAACtcatttgctttttcttctttatagTGGCCGTACAAAGGTCGTTCTAAAGACAAGTCCTTCCTCTATGAGATTGTCGCCAACAAACGGAACGGTATCGATGTGGATAAATGGGACTATTTTGCAAGGTGGGGAACTGTTATGATTTAATGACTCGGTGCTAATTTACATTATTATCAACCTGTAATGTAAATTATGTTCCTattgcataaaatgttttcGTTGTTTCACTCTCTGTCCTCAGGGACTGCTATCATTTGGGCATCCAGAACAACTTTGACTATCGGCGTTTCCTAAAATTTGCAAGGGTCTGTGAAGTGGATGGACAGAAACACATCTGCACAAGAGACAaggtgtaattttattttttctcatttcttaatTAACAGGttagaaaatgtgaaagttggtctctaacattcaggATGTGGTTTTAAACAGGAGGTGGGCAATCTGTACGACATGTTCCACACTAGGAACTGTCTCCACAGAAGAGCCTACCAGCACAAAGTGGGCAACATCATCGAGACAATGTGAGTTATTACTCTTTTCTTTTGCTCAGTTGCTGTGATTTTCCTCCTTGGAACATgcagcagtttttttctgaagtcCTGATAAGTTTGATCTTTGTCCACAGGATcactgaagcatttttaaaagcagatcCACACATCCACATTGAAGGCTCTGAGGGAAAAATCTTCACTCTGTCCACAGCCATTGATGACATGGTGGCCTACACAAAGCTGACAGGTCAGCAACAAAGACTGTAAATTTAcatgtaattacatttttagtcaaattaaAGCTGAATGAGCCTTTGAACAATATGCTGTGAGGTAATAAATCATAAATTGGGATAAGTCATGGGTTGATTTTAAGACAGCACAATATGATAAAAACATATGGTAATAATAGTGTTGAATAATGTAATGATATCAATCTTTGATTAATCCAGGTTTTCATGACTCTGTTTTTTATATTACCTTCATCACAGTTTCCCAACTACTGTTTGTGAGCTTTAACATCTCAGTCACTAAAAATGAACATGTCCATCGAAGGGAGTGAAAATCCATCCAGCAGGCCACATACATTATTGGCATGCATAATTTGGCACTTGGAATATAATATCCTACTAAGTATTGGTTCCAATACCTGTGATTATGATATTGTACACACCCAGTTAACACCAGAAGTTTGCATTCGCTACTTAAAGTGAcacatgcattatttttttttttcattcctttgtGCACCTGGGATACAGCCGTCTGTCATCGAAGTAGCTCTCCAGTTGTGTAACAGCGTCAGACTCTGAGACCTTGGTACacaataaaatgctaaatttgaatttattttaaactagaGCAActttacatgaaaaaaatcttAGCTATAGCCCTTTCGCTGGATTTGTCTGATTtcctaaagaaaaaacaaaacattttgtggctTATGCAATCCCATTTATTACCATTTGGGTTTGTATTTGCTGGaagaaatgtcacattttgcaTAGCGAATCAGTAAAGAAAGTTATTTAACTCTTTTAATAGATTCCCTGAAAAACATTCTTAAAGAGTTTTAAGTGTATTAAGATGCATATTTTTCTATAGAGCTGACTCAGCCTGTTTCACATCTCTATACAGCCAGTCATAGTGACTCCTTACTCAGATCTGGTGATGTAACATAAACAGTTTGTCAGACACAAGTTCCTACATATGACTCTTTAAAGTGTGAAATCAGAATATGGCCTTCTGCATTTATCACTTACCTTTTTAATATATAGTTGTTTTCCCTTCGTTGCATCTTTTTTCATAAAAGAGAGGTGGTGTAATACTTGTCAAATGTAAGTTAGGCTCCATGACTATAATTTAGAAAAGCCATGAACACAAAGGTATGCCAGTCTGGAAGTTAATGGTTTTTGTACCATTAACTTCAAGCGTTCTCTTGTGGTTAGCTTTCTCAATGAATTAGACAAGTTTCTTGAGCTGAAGTAACAttgctttcttctttctctgtttgttttgtagatAATGTGTTTGAACAGATCCTGAACTCGTCCTCTCAGGAGCTTGCAGAAGCAAGGCTGATACTGCGCAAAATCATCCGCCGGCAACTCTACAAGTGTCTGGGTCAAACCCAGCCAGACAAAGCCCTGACCGTCACTCAGGTTTGTTTGTAATTGGGcagctgttttgcaaatttatGTTATTGGAGGGTTGAATAACCGGAattgtttgcatattttcaaattacacACTGTCATGCTGCAGTAAGTTATATTCtggaaactggaaaataaactaaaaagagCAGAAATTGAAATGTTCTTCCCAGATATTTGGATTCAATTAAAATAAGGCCTTTGTgatgaaaaatttttttttaaatctcagatTTACTGCAGTAGTTTTTGTGTGTCATCTTAATGATGTTCAAATGGAAATGTCTGCTCACTTTACcaattattttcttatcttAAGGAAAATATTCGCATTTGGGAGGCAGATTTGGCTCAGTCCATCCCCCACAGTGGCTCTCGTGATGTTGTTCTTCAGCCAGAGGACTTTGTTGTCAGCgtgagttttatttaaaaaaaattgtcagatCTCTTTGTAACCTTTCTGCAAAACTTcaggagttattttttttttgggggggaaacaCTTGagcttttctgtctgtgttttattttatgaaatattgccTTTCCTTGTAGGTTATCACGATGGACTATGGGATGAAGGAAAAGAACCCCATCAATAACGTGCGTTTTTACTGCAAGGATGACCCaacaaaagccataaaaatcaataaaaaccaggTAATGTAATACCAAATTTCATTATCAGGGCTCTGTAGAACCTATCTGCTTGCTAGCAAGATTAGCCGTTTGATTTAGCCGTGTTGGACCAGGAATCGTTCTGAAAGCTGCATTACATTACTCCCCACAGACAGCAGTTTGACACCTTTGAGATAAATGTctacattttttctctctctgtttccattctgaatttattactaaaaataaagatttatgtggtgctgtttttccttttaggtGTCTAAACTTCTCCCAGAGCACTTTGCTGAACAACTGATCAGGGTGTACTGCAAGAAGACAGATGAGAGGACCCTGGAGGCCGCCAAGAAGCACTTTGTTCAGTGGTGCATGGATAGGAACTTCTCAAAGCCTCAGGTATTTCTGCAGACTGCATGGCATAAACAGTTGGTcagatatttaacattttaatgttatgTCTATGTCATAACATTAAAAAGCAGATATCTCTCCTTTTCTAAGGCCCTGCACTAAAAGAACACTAACCAGTATGTATGGACAGTGTCGGAGGCCTATTGTAATaggtcaaaataataaataaaccaaataaaccTTAATGTGCATTATGTCAGACTGTTTATGAATATTTGTACCACATGCCTAAAACGTTACTTTTTCAGTAACTTTCTacaaagaaactgtaaaaataaactaatgaaaacaacTCACAACTGACATTTGTTGTTGACAGCTTAGGATATAACGCTTTGATTTAGTCATTTTACGATGTAACGACG
It encodes:
- the LOC116728016 gene encoding deoxynucleoside triphosphate triphosphohydrolase SAMHD1-like encodes the protein MASRKRPMGPAASSDEEFKTPEKRASVVRGSPLVSGFMRWGVEETCRYLQREGLEEWKDKFRAERITGVGLRCLKDEDLEKIGIKCLGDRLKILHSLRKLWQIEAEPSKVFNDPIHGHVELHPLLIKIIDTPQFQRLRNIKQLGGTYYVFPGASHNRFEHSIGVGYLAGRLVQALNEKQPELLISRRDILCVQIAGLCHDLGHGPFSHMFDGMFIPKARPGIKWKHEAASLKMFDYLVDDNCLKPVMEKHGLVLPEDLNFIKEQIAGPTESSSGQGEKWPYKGRSKDKSFLYEIVANKRNGIDVDKWDYFARDCYHLGIQNNFDYRRFLKFARVCEVDGQKHICTRDKEVGNLYDMFHTRNCLHRRAYQHKVGNIIETMITEAFLKADPHIHIEGSEGKIFTLSTAIDDMVAYTKLTDNVFEQILNSSSQELAEARLILRKIIRRQLYKCLGQTQPDKALTVTQENIRIWEADLAQSIPHSGSRDVVLQPEDFVVSVITMDYGMKEKNPINNVRFYCKDDPTKAIKINKNQVSKLLPEHFAEQLIRVYCKKTDERTLEAAKKHFVQWCMDRNFSKPQDGDVIAPELTPLKLSWCTNNEGEDSDGCSSKEANVHMNGLSKAKTQLNFQ